Proteins from a genomic interval of Uloborus diversus isolate 005 chromosome 4, Udiv.v.3.1, whole genome shotgun sequence:
- the LOC129220784 gene encoding GAS2-like protein pickled eggs: MAVFEEEEEDAGGGRPLPPQRPFRPFRSHEEYLYALKEDLAEWLQGLYGLSVSADDFLDALETGVLLCRHANRVIAAGPPSGGAPALIYRPEVQPGTFHARDNVHNFIAWCRAGLRIKECLLFETDDLVMRKNEKNVVLCLLEVARRGARLGIPAPLLVQMEREIDAEIARGTPPSSLSLRGSSDEGGHEADDDSEYEPPAAATPRQQQIITNDLRSLHERKWVRRHHQVYLH, encoded by the coding sequence ATGGCCGTGTTCGAAGAGGAAGAGGAGGACGCGGGCGGCGGGCGACCGCTGCCGCCCCAGCGCCCCTTCCGCCCGTTCCGTAGCCACGAGGAATACCTGTACGCCCTGAAGGAGGACCTGGCCGAATGGTTGCAGGGGCTCTACGGGCTGAGCGTTTCGGCCGACGATTTTCTGGACGCCCTGGAGACCGGGGTGCTCCTGTGCCGGCATGCCAACCGCGTGATCGCAGCGGGGCCCCCAAGTGGCGGGGCCCCGGCCCTGATATACCGGCCCGAGGTGCAGCCGGGCACCTTCCACGCCCGGGACAATGTGCACAACTTCATCGCGTGGTGCCGGGCCGGGCTAAGGATCAAGGAGTGCCTGCTCTTCGAGACAGACGATCTGGTGATGCGGAAGAACGAGAAGAACGTGGTGCTTTGCCTCCTGGAGGTAGCGAGGAGGGGCGCCCGGCTGGGGATCCCGGCGCCCCTGCTCGTGCAGATGGAGCGGGAGATCGACGCCGAGATCGCGCGGGGCACGCCGCCCTCCTCCCTGTCGCTGAGGGGCAGTTCGGACGAGGGGGGCCACGAGGCAGACGACGATTCGGAGTACGAGCCCCCGGCGGCGGCGACGCCCCGGCAACAACAGATCATCACAAACGACCTGAGGTCCCTGCACGAAAGG